From a single Mycolicibacterium mengxianglii genomic region:
- a CDS encoding 3-hydroxyacyl-CoA dehydrogenase NAD-binding domain-containing protein, whose amino-acid sequence MAENTIKWDKDADGIVTLTLDDPTGSANVMNAHYKESMHNAVEKLVAEKDSITGVVIASAKKTFFAGGDLKAMINVGPDNAAESFAEVESIKADLRKLETLGKPVVAAINGAALGGGLEIALATHHRIAADVKGVVIGLPEVTLGLLPGGGGVARTVRMFGIQKAFMEVLSQGTRFKPGKALEIGLVDELVSSVDELVPAAKAWIKANPEAHTQPWDAKGYKMPGGTPSHPALAAILPSFPALLKKQLKGAPMPAPRAILDAAVEGAQVDFDTATRIESRYFVSLVTGQVAKNMIQAFFLDLQYINSGGSRPDGIAKQEIKKIGVLGAGMMGAGIAYVSAKAGFDVVLKDVSIEAAQKGKAYSEKIEAKALERGRTTQERSDALLGRITPSADAADFKGVDFVIEAVFESQELKHKVFQEIEDIVEPNALLGSNTSTLPITGLATGVKRQEDFIGIHFFSPVDKMPLVEIIKGEKTSDEALARVFDYTLAIGKTPIVVNDSRGFFTSRVIGTFVNEALAMLGEGVAPASIEQAGSQAGYPAPPLQLSDELNLELMQKIAVASRKGVEDEGGTYTPHPAEAVVNKMIEIGRPSRLKGAGFYSYVDGKRTGLWEGLAETFGSGKADIPLQDMIDRMLFAEAIETQKCLDEGVLTSTADANIGSIMGIGYPPYTGGSAQFIVGYEGELGVGKEAFVARAKQLAERYGDRFNPPVSLSS is encoded by the coding sequence ATGGCTGAGAACACCATCAAGTGGGACAAGGATGCCGACGGCATCGTCACCCTGACGTTGGACGATCCGACAGGTTCGGCCAACGTGATGAACGCCCACTACAAAGAGTCGATGCACAATGCCGTAGAAAAGCTTGTGGCGGAGAAGGATTCGATCACCGGTGTGGTGATCGCCAGCGCGAAGAAGACCTTCTTCGCCGGCGGTGACCTCAAGGCGATGATCAACGTCGGCCCCGACAACGCCGCCGAGTCGTTCGCCGAGGTCGAGTCGATCAAGGCCGACCTGCGCAAGCTGGAGACCCTGGGCAAGCCCGTTGTGGCCGCCATCAACGGTGCCGCCCTCGGTGGTGGCCTGGAGATCGCGCTGGCTACCCACCACCGCATCGCCGCCGACGTCAAGGGTGTGGTGATCGGTCTGCCCGAGGTCACCCTCGGTCTGCTGCCCGGCGGTGGCGGCGTCGCCCGCACCGTGCGGATGTTCGGCATCCAGAAGGCATTCATGGAGGTGCTGAGCCAGGGCACCCGTTTCAAGCCCGGCAAGGCGCTGGAAATCGGACTGGTCGACGAATTGGTCTCCAGCGTCGACGAATTGGTGCCCGCAGCCAAGGCGTGGATCAAAGCGAATCCTGAAGCGCACACCCAGCCGTGGGATGCCAAGGGCTACAAGATGCCCGGCGGCACCCCGTCGCACCCGGCGCTGGCGGCGATCCTGCCGTCGTTCCCGGCGCTGCTCAAGAAGCAGCTCAAGGGTGCGCCGATGCCCGCACCGCGGGCCATCCTCGATGCAGCTGTCGAGGGCGCGCAGGTCGACTTCGACACCGCCACCCGCATCGAGAGCCGCTACTTCGTCTCGCTGGTCACCGGTCAGGTCGCCAAGAACATGATCCAGGCGTTCTTCCTGGACCTGCAGTACATCAACTCCGGTGGCTCCCGCCCCGACGGCATCGCCAAGCAGGAGATCAAGAAGATCGGTGTGCTGGGCGCGGGCATGATGGGCGCCGGCATCGCCTACGTCTCGGCCAAGGCCGGATTCGACGTGGTGCTCAAGGATGTCAGCATCGAGGCCGCGCAGAAGGGCAAGGCCTACTCCGAGAAGATCGAGGCCAAGGCGCTCGAGCGGGGTCGCACCACGCAGGAGCGCAGTGACGCGCTGCTGGGCCGGATCACCCCGTCAGCCGACGCCGCGGACTTCAAGGGCGTCGACTTCGTGATCGAGGCCGTGTTCGAGAGCCAGGAACTCAAGCACAAGGTGTTCCAGGAGATCGAGGACATCGTCGAACCCAACGCACTGCTGGGCTCCAACACCTCCACGCTGCCGATCACGGGTCTGGCGACCGGTGTGAAGCGGCAAGAGGATTTCATCGGCATCCACTTCTTCTCACCGGTGGACAAGATGCCGCTGGTCGAGATCATCAAGGGCGAGAAGACCTCCGACGAGGCGCTGGCCCGGGTGTTCGATTACACGCTGGCCATCGGCAAGACCCCGATCGTGGTCAACGACAGCCGCGGCTTCTTCACCAGCCGCGTCATCGGCACCTTCGTCAACGAGGCGCTGGCCATGCTGGGCGAGGGTGTGGCCCCGGCCAGCATCGAGCAGGCCGGCTCGCAGGCCGGTTACCCGGCACCGCCGCTGCAGCTCTCCGATGAGCTCAACCTGGAGCTGATGCAGAAGATCGCCGTCGCCTCCCGCAAGGGTGTCGAGGACGAGGGCGGCACCTACACCCCGCACCCGGCCGAGGCCGTCGTCAACAAGATGATCGAGATCGGCCGGCCGTCGCGGCTCAAGGGCGCCGGTTTCTACTCCTACGTCGACGGCAAGCGCACCGGTCTGTGGGAGGGTCTCGCCGAGACGTTCGGTTCCGGTAAAGCGGATATCCCGCTGCAGGACATGATCGACCGGATGCTGTTCGCCGAAGCCATCGAGACGCAGAAGTGCCTCGACGAGGGTGTGCTCACCTCGACCGCCGACGCCAACATCGGCTCCATCATGGGCATCGGCTACCCGCCGTACACCGGTGGCAGCGCCCAGTTCATCGTCGGTTACGAAGGCGAGCTGGGTGTCGGCAAGGAGGCGTTTGTCGCCCGGGCCAAGCAGTTGGCCGAGCGTTACGGCGACCGCTTCAATCCGCCGGTCTCGCTGAGCAGCTAG
- a CDS encoding acetyl-CoA C-acetyltransferase — protein sequence MSEEAFIYEAIRTPRGKQRGGSLNEIKPVNLVVGLIDEIRTRYPDLDENLISDLILGVVSPVGDQGGDIARTAALVAKLPETTGGFQLNRFCASGLEAVNTAAQKVRSGWDDLVLAGGVESMSRVPMGSDGGAWASDPETNYRIGFVPQGIGADLIATIEGFSRDDVDAYAARSQERAAAAWSGGYFAKSVIPVKDQNGLVVLDHDEHMRPGTTAESLAKLKTAFDGIGAMGGFDDVALQKYHYIEKINHVHTGGNSSGIVDGAALVLVGSEAAGKSQGLTPRARIVATATSGADPVIMLTGPTPATKKVLDRAGLTVDDIDLFELNEAFASVVLKFQKDLNIPDEKLNVNGGAIAMGHPLGATGAMITGTMVDELERRGARRALITLCIGGGMGVATIIERV from the coding sequence ATGTCCGAAGAAGCCTTCATTTACGAGGCCATTCGCACGCCGCGCGGTAAGCAGCGTGGTGGATCCCTCAACGAAATCAAGCCCGTCAACCTGGTCGTCGGCCTGATTGACGAGATCCGTACGCGTTATCCCGACCTGGACGAGAACCTGATCAGCGATCTGATCCTCGGCGTCGTCTCGCCCGTGGGTGATCAGGGCGGCGACATCGCCCGCACCGCGGCGCTGGTCGCCAAGCTGCCCGAGACCACCGGCGGCTTCCAGCTCAACCGCTTCTGCGCCTCCGGCCTCGAGGCCGTGAACACCGCCGCGCAGAAGGTCCGCTCCGGCTGGGACGACCTGGTGCTCGCCGGCGGCGTGGAGTCGATGAGCCGCGTCCCGATGGGCTCCGACGGTGGCGCCTGGGCGTCTGACCCCGAGACCAACTACCGCATCGGCTTCGTCCCGCAGGGCATCGGCGCCGACCTGATCGCCACCATCGAGGGCTTCTCCCGCGATGACGTGGACGCCTACGCGGCGCGTTCGCAGGAGAGGGCCGCTGCAGCGTGGTCGGGCGGTTACTTCGCCAAGTCCGTCATCCCGGTCAAGGACCAGAACGGTCTTGTCGTCCTCGACCATGACGAGCACATGCGTCCCGGCACCACCGCCGAGAGTCTGGCCAAGCTGAAGACCGCGTTCGACGGCATCGGCGCGATGGGCGGGTTCGACGACGTGGCGCTGCAGAAGTACCACTACATAGAGAAGATCAACCACGTCCACACCGGCGGCAACAGCTCCGGCATCGTCGACGGCGCCGCCCTGGTGCTCGTCGGATCCGAGGCTGCGGGCAAGTCGCAGGGGCTGACCCCGCGCGCCCGGATCGTGGCCACCGCCACCAGCGGCGCCGACCCGGTCATCATGCTCACCGGCCCCACCCCGGCCACCAAGAAGGTGCTCGATCGCGCCGGCCTGACGGTCGACGACATCGATCTCTTCGAGCTCAACGAAGCGTTCGCCTCGGTGGTGCTGAAGTTCCAGAAGGACCTCAACATCCCGGACGAGAAGCTGAACGTCAACGGTGGCGCCATCGCGATGGGCCACCCGCTGGGCGCCACCGGCGCCATGATCACCGGAACCATGGTCGACGAGCTCGAGCGCCGCGGCGCGCGGCGTGCCCTGATCACGCTGTGCATCGGCGGCGGCATGGGCGTGGCCACCATCATCGAGAGGGTCTGA
- a CDS encoding nitrile hydratase accessory protein: MNALLSPNEDPEVSFEEPWQVEAFAIVVALTRQQLFSWGEWVSEFSAEINGAPRRADETVTESYYRQWLTTVSRMIDRHAGLSDDMVDERQEEWRLAYLGTPHGQPVELANHIRVQPDCPTPAHDHDHDHPMTPLAEIRDRIKPIAVYGERSATTV; this comes from the coding sequence ATGAACGCGCTGCTGTCGCCGAACGAGGATCCGGAAGTCTCCTTCGAAGAGCCTTGGCAGGTCGAGGCTTTCGCGATCGTGGTGGCACTGACACGTCAGCAGTTGTTCAGCTGGGGAGAGTGGGTGAGCGAGTTCTCCGCGGAGATCAACGGTGCACCGCGGCGCGCCGACGAGACCGTCACCGAGTCCTACTACCGACAGTGGTTGACGACCGTCAGCCGGATGATCGACCGGCACGCCGGGTTGTCCGACGACATGGTGGACGAACGTCAGGAAGAGTGGCGCCTGGCGTATCTGGGGACCCCGCACGGACAGCCCGTGGAGCTGGCGAACCATATTCGAGTTCAGCCGGATTGCCCCACTCCTGCCCATGATCACGATCACGATCATCCGATGACCCCGCTGGCTGAGATCCGCGACAGGATCAAGCCCATCGCGGTGTACGGCGAGCGCTCCGCCACGACGGTCTGA
- a CDS encoding SH3-like domain-containing protein, producing MQKLAPAEVFGAIRTPGDFTRPVTVEPRFTMGDTVLVRNHNPVGHTRLPGYAKGHVGVVDRHHGFFVYPDTMAHGLGENPEHLYSIKFSSSELFGDRGTPNSWIYIDLWDSYLDPSQAS from the coding sequence ATGCAGAAACTGGCGCCTGCCGAGGTGTTCGGCGCGATTCGGACACCCGGCGACTTCACCCGGCCCGTCACCGTCGAACCTCGCTTCACCATGGGGGACACCGTCTTGGTGCGCAACCACAATCCGGTCGGGCACACCCGGCTACCCGGCTACGCCAAAGGGCACGTCGGCGTCGTCGACCGACATCATGGGTTCTTCGTCTACCCCGACACCATGGCGCACGGCCTCGGAGAAAACCCCGAACACCTCTACAGCATCAAGTTCAGCAGCAGCGAGCTGTTCGGTGACCGCGGGACCCCCAACTCATGGATCTACATCGACCTGTGGGACAGCTACCTCGACCCGTCGCAGGCGTCATGA
- a CDS encoding SH3-like domain-containing protein: MNGIHDVGGRDGMGTVKTEDNEVVFHGPWEKDVFSVIGMYFAAGLCPLDEFRHSIEIMDPAEYLGTPYYVHWLRAAENLAFANGLFTREELADRIAELEAKEIV, encoded by the coding sequence GTGAACGGAATTCACGACGTCGGTGGCAGAGACGGTATGGGCACCGTCAAGACCGAGGACAACGAAGTGGTGTTCCACGGTCCCTGGGAGAAGGACGTCTTCTCGGTCATCGGAATGTATTTCGCCGCCGGGCTGTGCCCGCTGGACGAGTTCCGGCACTCCATCGAGATCATGGACCCCGCCGAATACCTGGGCACCCCGTACTACGTGCACTGGCTGCGCGCCGCGGAGAACCTCGCTTTCGCCAACGGACTGTTCACCAGGGAAGAGCTGGCGGACCGAATCGCCGAACTCGAAGCAAAGGAAATCGTCTGA
- the nthA gene encoding nitrile hydratase subunit alpha, translating into MEEITRSDGYTAPPPYAQLRIKAMQSLLVEKGIIDPDSFNEVVDIYENRIGPKDGAAVIARAWAEPEFKAKLVADGTSTLAELGMTGFEGAHVIFVENTDEVHNVVVCTLCSCYPWAVLGLPPAWYKAPQYRSRVVFEPRVVLGEFGTTLPEDIEIRVWDSTAEIRYVVIPQRPAGTAGFSIEQLAELVSRDAMIGTKLAATPEGAAA; encoded by the coding sequence ATGGAAGAAATCACGCGCAGTGACGGCTACACCGCGCCTCCGCCCTATGCCCAGCTACGGATCAAAGCGATGCAGTCACTACTTGTGGAGAAGGGCATCATCGATCCCGACTCCTTCAACGAAGTGGTCGACATCTACGAGAACCGCATCGGACCCAAGGACGGCGCTGCGGTGATCGCCCGGGCATGGGCGGAACCAGAATTCAAGGCGAAACTGGTCGCCGACGGTACCTCGACACTCGCCGAGCTCGGCATGACCGGCTTCGAGGGGGCGCACGTCATCTTCGTCGAGAACACCGACGAGGTGCACAACGTCGTGGTGTGCACACTGTGCTCGTGTTATCCCTGGGCCGTCCTGGGACTGCCGCCGGCTTGGTACAAGGCCCCGCAATACCGTTCCCGGGTGGTTTTCGAGCCGCGGGTGGTGCTGGGCGAGTTCGGAACGACGCTGCCCGAGGACATCGAGATCCGGGTGTGGGACAGCACCGCGGAGATCCGCTACGTCGTCATCCCGCAACGTCCCGCCGGGACAGCAGGATTCAGCATCGAACAACTGGCCGAGCTGGTGAGCCGCGACGCCATGATCGGCACCAAACTGGCCGCCACCCCCGAAGGAGCCGCTGCGTGA
- a CDS encoding nitrilase-related carbon-nitrogen hydrolase — MITAEIDLTAVRAAKASSASGLSGRRPELYRDLQINTYLWNPRDFFSLYGNNPIPVGRPSVLAAVQQDATSDSAANVAQIRRAFLDAVDAGADLVVFPELSVSGPPSAAVDYAESIAVDGILQPLLDSAAGCGSYLVVGIAERGDVGTAPYNSAVLIGPEGIVAVHRKIHLSEDDEMYFAAGDCWTHADIPVGRVALLHGDDVLRPESGRVAALRGCDVIAVPARIAAPLHHGHPGTTVPLNYPIPRGASHLHWHHMRVRAGENNVYLAYANPPEFGGRSGLFGPDTFEFPRRERVAGTAAEVLVAAIDTSDGPGPYNANVVRRKDLVTMRLPHHYRTLSAPDRPATVEVTTGVTLAGVG, encoded by the coding sequence GTGATCACTGCCGAGATCGATCTGACCGCGGTGCGCGCGGCCAAGGCGTCATCGGCCTCGGGCCTGTCCGGACGCAGGCCCGAGTTGTACCGCGACCTACAGATCAACACCTACCTGTGGAATCCACGAGATTTCTTCAGCCTCTACGGCAATAACCCCATTCCAGTCGGTCGGCCCTCGGTTCTCGCCGCCGTCCAGCAGGATGCCACCTCAGACAGCGCAGCCAACGTCGCGCAGATCCGAAGAGCTTTTCTCGACGCCGTCGACGCCGGTGCTGACCTGGTGGTGTTTCCGGAACTCAGCGTCTCGGGTCCACCCAGTGCCGCGGTTGACTACGCGGAAAGTATTGCTGTGGACGGTATTCTGCAACCACTGCTGGATTCTGCCGCCGGCTGCGGGAGCTATCTGGTGGTCGGGATCGCCGAGCGCGGTGACGTGGGGACGGCCCCGTACAACAGTGCCGTGCTCATCGGCCCCGAGGGCATCGTCGCCGTCCATCGCAAGATCCACCTCAGCGAGGACGACGAGATGTACTTCGCGGCAGGGGATTGTTGGACGCACGCCGATATCCCGGTGGGCCGGGTCGCGCTGTTACACGGAGACGACGTGCTGCGCCCCGAGTCCGGCCGGGTGGCAGCCCTGCGTGGATGTGACGTGATCGCCGTGCCCGCCCGGATCGCCGCACCGCTGCATCACGGGCACCCGGGCACGACGGTGCCGCTGAACTATCCGATCCCCCGAGGCGCCAGCCACCTGCACTGGCACCACATGCGGGTGCGGGCCGGGGAGAACAACGTGTACCTCGCCTACGCCAACCCGCCTGAATTCGGCGGTCGCAGTGGACTATTCGGCCCCGACACCTTCGAGTTCCCCCGCCGGGAGCGCGTGGCAGGCACCGCTGCAGAGGTGCTGGTGGCAGCCATCGACACCAGCGACGGCCCCGGCCCGTACAACGCGAATGTGGTGCGGCGCAAGGACCTGGTCACCATGCGCCTGCCGCACCACTACCGCACGCTGTCCGCGCCGGACCGGCCCGCAACCGTCGAGGTCACAACCGGCGTCACGCTCGCCGGCGTCGGCTGA
- a CDS encoding MarR family winged helix-turn-helix transcriptional regulator, whose translation MGTASQVALQADALVRRLRSRLEALLAVQGCALDEWRVLDHVATNGPSVMSKIGKDVGLAPSVLSKLVDRMVTNNLLYRRIDPADRRRINIHLTNRGTAVHRSCADVLDRADAHLDTGVRDALTSLQVAVGNALDVLESAESVSDDNLFWTINYAVQSVAGNTNET comes from the coding sequence ATGGGAACGGCATCGCAGGTCGCGCTGCAGGCCGATGCGCTCGTCCGTAGGTTGCGCAGTCGGCTGGAGGCACTGCTGGCAGTCCAGGGCTGCGCTCTCGACGAGTGGCGGGTCCTGGACCACGTGGCGACCAACGGACCTTCGGTGATGTCGAAGATCGGCAAGGATGTGGGCCTGGCGCCGTCGGTGCTGTCGAAACTGGTGGACCGGATGGTCACCAACAACCTGCTGTACCGCCGCATCGACCCCGCCGACCGGCGGCGCATCAACATCCACCTGACCAACCGCGGCACCGCAGTACACCGGTCCTGCGCCGACGTGCTCGACCGTGCTGACGCGCACCTCGACACCGGCGTGCGCGACGCGCTCACGTCGCTGCAGGTGGCCGTCGGCAACGCGCTCGACGTGCTCGAATCGGCGGAATCAGTTTCCGACGACAACCTTTTTTGGACCATCAACTACGCAGTTCAGAGCGTCGCAGGTAACACAAACGAAACATGA
- a CDS encoding substrate-binding domain-containing protein encodes MNTSAHDDAFSVAVVNPLQGPLGIIGPPAQLCAQLAAEEINAAGGILGRELRLLTVDGGLPPAVIAARVDALVSSGQAHSVIGTHTSSVRKAVAPTLAGRVPYVYTSLYEGGERDPGVFITGETPDTQLLPALTMLDEEFRVREWFVVGNDYIWPRSTAQQIRRHLANDNRALAGQAYVPLGCNDFTVVLDGLERSNATGVVVLLVGQDAVDFHRQFAERGLHHQMVRLSPLMDENMLLAAGAAASEQLYVGAAYFSTLPTQGSLDFTARYSRRFGPEAPMVGTMAESCYEGLHLLAALTKTAGSAAVSELCRVADDVEFEGPRGAQRLTAHHTSQLNYLAKASGLDFDVLASLSSAKVG; translated from the coding sequence ATGAACACTTCCGCCCACGACGACGCATTCAGTGTCGCCGTGGTCAACCCGCTGCAGGGGCCGCTGGGAATCATCGGCCCACCGGCTCAGCTGTGCGCACAGTTGGCGGCCGAGGAGATCAATGCGGCGGGCGGCATCCTGGGCCGTGAGCTCCGTCTGCTGACGGTCGACGGTGGGCTCCCGCCCGCAGTCATCGCCGCCCGGGTGGACGCGCTGGTGTCCAGCGGGCAGGCGCATTCGGTGATCGGCACTCACACCTCATCGGTGCGCAAGGCGGTTGCCCCCACCCTGGCAGGACGGGTGCCCTACGTGTACACCTCGTTGTACGAGGGCGGTGAACGCGATCCCGGCGTGTTCATCACCGGCGAGACACCCGATACCCAGCTGCTTCCGGCGCTCACCATGCTCGACGAAGAGTTCCGGGTCCGCGAATGGTTCGTGGTGGGCAACGACTACATCTGGCCGCGGTCGACCGCGCAGCAGATCCGCAGACACCTGGCCAACGACAACCGGGCACTCGCCGGGCAGGCTTATGTTCCCTTGGGCTGCAACGATTTCACCGTGGTGCTGGACGGCCTGGAGCGGTCAAATGCGACAGGCGTCGTGGTTCTGCTCGTCGGCCAGGATGCCGTCGATTTCCATCGCCAGTTCGCCGAGCGTGGACTACACCATCAGATGGTGCGGCTGAGTCCCCTGATGGACGAGAACATGCTCCTGGCTGCCGGTGCGGCGGCCTCCGAGCAGCTGTACGTCGGCGCCGCCTACTTCTCGACGCTGCCGACCCAGGGCAGCCTGGATTTCACTGCCCGTTACTCGCGGCGTTTCGGCCCCGAAGCTCCCATGGTGGGCACCATGGCCGAATCCTGTTACGAGGGTTTGCATCTGCTGGCAGCACTGACAAAAACGGCTGGCAGCGCGGCGGTTTCGGAGTTGTGCCGGGTGGCCGATGACGTCGAATTCGAGGGCCCGCGTGGTGCGCAGCGTCTCACCGCACACCACACGTCCCAGTTGAACTACCTGGCCAAGGCCTCCGGGCTCGATTTCGACGTGCTTGCCTCGCTGAGCTCGGCCAAGGTCGGGTAG
- a CDS encoding alkene reductase — protein sequence MTFKLASDAALLKPIQVGDTAAANRIFMAPLTRSRADADGTPSPLAAQYYAQRAGAGVIITEATAISQQANGAYLNTPGIYTDNHQLKWAEVAAAVHDAGGTIFVQLWHVGRMGHPEISGVESVAPSAIAADTTTHTHSGKQSLPAPRALEESEIRQIVDQFRAAARRAVDAGADGVEIHGANGYLLHQFLSDVVNQRTDTYGGSPENRARLTAEVVEAVSAEIGAGRVGLRISPGNTAGDIQENDKVSAYEALLNRIDSLGLAYLHFLINPADAAFGALRTLWSGPVVLNTGREVDTSFCQLEELADWGVISAAAVGRAFLANPDLIERLKEGAELNEPDVTTFYAPGPAGYTDYPTLAELSEASTSKSSPEALAR from the coding sequence GTGACCTTCAAACTGGCCAGCGATGCCGCACTGCTCAAGCCCATCCAGGTCGGTGACACCGCCGCCGCGAATCGGATCTTCATGGCGCCTCTGACGAGGTCGCGCGCCGATGCCGACGGCACCCCGTCGCCGCTGGCCGCGCAGTATTACGCCCAGCGCGCGGGAGCCGGAGTCATCATCACCGAGGCCACGGCGATCTCGCAGCAGGCCAACGGCGCCTACCTGAACACCCCCGGCATCTACACCGACAACCACCAGCTCAAGTGGGCCGAGGTGGCAGCGGCCGTGCACGATGCCGGCGGCACCATATTCGTGCAGCTGTGGCACGTCGGCCGGATGGGCCACCCGGAGATCAGCGGTGTGGAATCGGTGGCACCCTCGGCGATCGCAGCCGATACGACCACTCACACCCACTCGGGCAAGCAGTCCTTGCCGGCGCCCCGGGCACTCGAGGAATCGGAGATTCGCCAGATCGTCGACCAATTCCGCGCGGCCGCTCGGCGTGCTGTCGACGCCGGCGCGGACGGTGTCGAAATCCATGGCGCCAACGGGTATCTGCTGCACCAATTCCTCTCTGATGTCGTCAACCAGCGCACCGACACCTACGGTGGCTCGCCGGAGAATCGGGCCCGGCTGACCGCTGAGGTGGTCGAGGCCGTCAGCGCCGAGATCGGCGCCGGGCGCGTCGGGCTGCGGATCTCACCCGGGAACACTGCGGGCGACATACAGGAGAACGACAAGGTGAGCGCGTACGAGGCCCTGCTGAACCGGATCGATTCGCTGGGCCTGGCGTATCTGCACTTCCTGATCAATCCTGCTGACGCCGCTTTCGGAGCGTTGCGCACCCTGTGGTCGGGACCGGTGGTGCTCAATACCGGTCGTGAGGTGGACACCAGCTTCTGCCAACTCGAAGAGCTGGCCGATTGGGGAGTGATCAGCGCCGCCGCGGTCGGGCGGGCTTTCCTGGCCAACCCAGATCTGATCGAACGCCTGAAGGAGGGGGCCGAGCTCAACGAGCCGGATGTGACGACCTTCTACGCACCCGGTCCAGCGGGTTACACGGACTACCCGACCTTGGCCGAGCTCAGCGAGGCAAGCACGTCGAAATCGAGCCCGGAGGCCTTGGCCAGGTAG
- a CDS encoding phytanoyl-CoA dioxygenase family protein: MAPFIAATPIGYNAILGRKTRRTGALVARSPSCRTLIQDPTILGVCGSFLSHASAFQLMLTQIISIEPGESAQGLHRDQNAWDYFPFPDDYHVQCNMLWALSDYTAEMGATRIVPGSHLPDALLPKEYTDADCQQAEMSRVSVLIYSGKIVHSGGANTSQQVRRAININYSVGWVRQEENQYLSVPLEIAETLDDDLLKLMGYQEGAFAMGYIRDFEDPLRAVRGDQIAYGFDPDRVRAEATPEFTAFLAASE; encoded by the coding sequence GTGGCGCCGTTCATCGCGGCCACCCCGATCGGCTACAACGCGATTCTGGGCAGGAAGACTCGACGCACCGGTGCGCTCGTCGCCCGCTCGCCCTCGTGCCGCACGCTCATCCAGGACCCGACGATTCTCGGCGTGTGCGGGTCATTCCTGAGCCACGCCAGCGCATTTCAACTGATGTTGACGCAGATCATCTCGATCGAGCCTGGTGAATCCGCGCAGGGCCTTCATCGCGACCAGAACGCCTGGGACTATTTTCCGTTCCCGGACGACTATCACGTGCAGTGCAACATGCTCTGGGCACTGTCGGACTACACCGCCGAAATGGGGGCCACGCGGATCGTCCCCGGTAGCCACCTCCCAGACGCCCTCCTGCCGAAGGAGTACACCGACGCCGACTGCCAACAAGCCGAGATGTCACGCGTCTCGGTGCTCATCTACAGCGGGAAGATCGTGCACAGCGGTGGGGCCAACACCTCACAGCAGGTGCGGCGGGCGATCAACATCAATTATTCGGTTGGCTGGGTGAGACAGGAAGAGAACCAATACCTTTCGGTGCCACTGGAGATCGCCGAAACTCTTGATGACGACCTGCTCAAATTGATGGGCTATCAGGAGGGCGCCTTCGCGATGGGCTACATCCGCGACTTCGAGGACCCGCTACGCGCAGTACGCGGTGACCAGATCGCCTACGGTTTCGACCCGGACAGGGTGCGAGCCGAGGCGACCCCGGAGTTCACCGCGTTCCTGGCCGCCAGCGAGTAA
- a CDS encoding Rid family hydrolase, which produces MSAVKFFATPGYGETQLANMHYSQAVRIGDRVDTSGQGGWDDEFNFPDSLEEEITQAFENVERTLATAGAGWRDVIAVNSYHVAEDADSIGDAHNRVMVDQFRKRMGERAPIWTQTGVTVLGAPKMRVEIRVTAVVDSATVG; this is translated from the coding sequence ATGTCAGCCGTCAAATTTTTCGCCACGCCTGGGTACGGCGAGACACAACTGGCGAATATGCACTACAGCCAGGCCGTCCGGATCGGTGATCGGGTGGACACCTCGGGCCAAGGGGGATGGGATGACGAGTTCAACTTCCCCGATTCGCTCGAGGAGGAGATCACCCAGGCCTTCGAGAACGTAGAGCGAACCCTCGCGACAGCCGGAGCCGGCTGGCGCGACGTCATCGCCGTGAATTCCTACCATGTCGCTGAGGACGCAGACTCGATCGGAGACGCCCATAATCGCGTCATGGTCGACCAGTTTCGCAAGCGGATGGGAGAACGGGCCCCCATTTGGACCCAAACGGGCGTGACCGTTCTCGGAGCGCCGAAGATGCGCGTGGAAATCCGCGTCACCGCGGTCGTCGACAGCGCCACCGTCGGCTGA